The genomic segment TGAACCTCCCGCAATGCTCAGTTGGCCAATGACGGTTTTTATTTCGGCAGACATAGGATGCCTCCTTTCCCTGGGTTTACAATTCAAATCGCAAATTGTAAATGACTACTCCCATTCAATGGTGGCCGGCGGTTTGCTGCTAATATCGTAAACCACCCGGTTGACGTTAGCTACTTCATTCACAATCCGGTTGCTGACCCGCGCCAGCAGGTCCGCCGGCAGGCGGGCCCAATCGGCGGTCATAAAGTCGTCGGTCACCACGGCCCGAACGGCGATCACATCGGCGTAAGTGCGATGGTCGCCCATTACGCCCACGCTCTGCACGGGCAGCAACACGGCAAAAGCCTGCGAGGTTTGATGGTACCAGCCCGCGGCCCGCAGTTCCTCCAGCAAAATGGCGTCGGCGGCGCGGAGCGTTTCCAGGCGCTCCCAGGTTACTTCTCCCAATACGCGCACGGCCAGGCCGGGGCCGGGAAACGGGTGTCGCCACACCATCTGGCGCGGCAGGCCCAACGCCTCGCCTACCGCCCGCACCTCATCTTTGAATAGGAACCGCAGCGGCTCAACCAGTTCAAAATCCATATCTTGCGGCAGGCCACCCACGTTATGATGCGTCTTTATCTTGGCCGCCGTAGCCTGTTCGCCCCGGCTGGCGCTCTCGATGACGTCCGGGTAGAGCGTGCCCTGAGCCAAAAAATCAACCCGGCCCAAACGGCGGGCTTCTGTTTCAAAAATGCGAATGAATTTTTCGCCAATGATTTTGCGTTTGGCCTCCGGGTCGGTCACTCCGGCCAGGGCGCTTAAAAAATCTTCGGTGGCGTCAACGGCCACCAGCCGGGCGTGCATTTCTTGGGCAAAAGTTTGCGTCACCTGTTCCGGTTCGTTTTGGCGCAGTAGGCCGTTATTCACAAAAATGCAGGTCAGTTGATCGCCCACAGCCTGGTACAACAGGGCCGCCGCCACCGCCGAGTCAACCCCGCCCGATAAGCCGCAAACTACCTGGCCGTCGCCAACCTGGGCCTGAAGCCGGGCGACACTTTCTTTAATAAAGTTGCCCGGCGTCCAACCGCCGCGGCAGCCGCAAATTTTATAAAGAAAGGCCCGCAGCAGTTCTTTGCCCTGCGGGGTGTGGGTTACTTCGGGATGAAATTGCAGGCCGTACCAGCCGCGTTCCGGGTGGCCAATGGCCGCCAAGGGTGAATTTTGGGATTGGGCCAGGACCTGAAATCCCGGCGGCAATTGGGTCACGCGGTCGCCGTGGCTCATCCAGACAGATAAAGATTCCGTGCCGGCGGGCAGGGCGCTAAACAACAACGCCTGCGGGTCAACCAGGCCAATTTCGGCAGGGCCGTATTCCCGCTCGTGGCCGGGGTCAACCTGCCCGCCCAGGTGATATGCCAACAATTGCATGCCGTAACAAAGACCCAGCACCGGCTTTTTAGTTGTTAAAATAAAATCCGGCAAATGCGGCGCATCCGGCGCATACACACTGGCCGGGCCGCCGGATAGAATATACCCCACCGGATTGAGGCGCGTAATCTCTTCTGGCGGCGTATGGTAAGGCATCAACTCGCAATAAACTTCAAGTTCGCGGACGCGCCGGGCAATCAATTGGCTGTATTGCGAGCCAAAATCAAGAATAACAATGGTCTCGCGCGTCCCGCCGATCATGGCGATACGCCCTCGGCAAAAACAATCTCGTCATTGGTCATTTTTTCAATGACGGCCAGGGAACGCACGCGCAGGCCCTCGGCTTCTAATTGCGCCCGCCCGCCTTCAAACGATTTTTCAATCACCGCGCCCACGCCAATCACTTCGGCCCCGGCCTGTTGGGCCAGGCGCACCAGGGCCATAATGGTGTGGCCGGTCGCCAGAAAGTCGTCAATGATCAAAATTTTGTCGTGTTGATTCAAAAACTCCGGCGACACCATCAATTTGACTTCTTGCCCCTTGGTGTGGGAGGGGGCGCTGGACACAAAGATGTTGTTGGGCATGGTGATGGGCTTGGTTTTGCGGCCATACACCACCGGCACGCCCAGGGCCAGGGCGGTAGTGAGCGCGGGCGCAATGCCGGAAATTTCGGCGGTGAGCACTTTGGTTATGCCCAAGGCCCCAAAGTGGGCGGCCAGCGCGCCGCCTACGGCCAACATCAGGGCCGGGTCTACTTGATGGTTAATAAAACTATCAACTTTAAGAATACCATTGCCTAGATTTTTCCCTTCCCGGCGGATTCGTTCTTTAAGCGCTTCCATAAAACCTCTATATTATGACAAGTTTATTGTACCACATTTGCTAAATAGTTACAAATATTATGGTAAGTTAATAAATGAAGGAATGACCCTACATCAAGATGTAGGGGGCCAATTTAGATTATACCACAAGATATAGTGTATGTCAGGATAGATATTGATTATTTGAAAATCAAAACCTTAAAAGCTGGATGATTTTAGGAATTAAAAATCCTGAAGTCGTATGACCCCAGGATTTTTGGTTGAGACCACGTTCTAGTGCCCGTTATTTAAAGTTGCACACATTGGGCAGGCCGATTACTCGTTCTTCGGTGCTTTGACTGATAGCATTATCACACGAATCCACCGCCACGTAGGCCGACCAGACAACACATTGGATGCCCTGCTGTTTGGCTACCCGGAACACGTTAGGCTCAATAGTAATAAAAGGTTTTTTGCTGCCCACCACCGGATGGCTCCAATTTTCAGTATTGGTTTGGTCAAATCCTTTCATGGGATTGAGGCAAACTAACTCGTTGTAAGCCAGGTAAAGATTTTCAAATTCAAACACAATAGAGCCGTCTTTCCAGACCAGGCCATTTTTGGGGCCGATAATCCGGGGCGGCGGGCGGAGCATCGCTCCAGGCGTGGGCGTGGGGGTAGGCGTTTCCTCAGGTGGGGCGGGGGTAGGCGTGAGCGTGACGGTGGGAATAGGCATGGGCGTAAAAGTAGGCGTAGGGGTAGGGAGAGGGGTAGCGGTGTGTGGAATAATGAGCACAACGGTTGGCGGGGTGGGGGTAGCCGGGGTAGATTCTCCGGCCACAACCGGCCCGATAGTTTCCGGCTTAAAACGGCCGGCCAGCACAAACATAACTATGAAAATGATTATCAGTATAATTGCCAAACCAATCCAGAAGCGATTTCTGGAGCGGACCGACACGCGCGTCCACGTACCACCGGCAGTTTTACTTTTGGCCGTTCTAACGGCGTAACGGACACTGCGTAAAGCTGCGCCGGCGTCGGGGTGCGTATGGCGCGAGGCGCTTTTGTAAAGATTTATCGCTTGGGCCAGGTCGCCGGATAACTCGGCGGCAAAGGCTTCCCAATAGGGTTGGCGGGCAGGCGAGGAGATGGTTTCATCACCCAGGGTTAAGAGTTCATCCTCTACCTGCTGCATCTCCTGGCGCGTTTCATTAATCTGGTTGGCCAGGCGTTCCGGGATAACGGTAGAGAAATCCATGTAACTGGCTTCTCGCTCGCGCAAGCTGGCCAAATTCAGGTAGAGCGACTGGAGTTCGGCTTGTTTACGCAGTCGCTGCTCACGGGAGTGCACATCGGTAGCCATGCAAAATTCACCGAATTAAAGGTTATATAACGGGCGACATTGATTTTTGAAAAGACAATTTCTGGCTGATGATCATTGGCACAACCAGATTCTCCAAATCCTTATTATGAGTAATTTGTCGGCAGAGGCAAATTTAAACCTCTGGCAGGGACAAACCGTTTAACAGTAAAAGGCAAGGGGGTTGACGGCTGTAGAAATTAGGAATTATTAGGAATTAGAGGTGGTTTGTCCGAGTCAGGGCCAATTTAGCCCTACAACGCCCCAAATTTAGGAGGGGGTGGGGGTTTGAGAAACAGGAGTGGTGGGGGTGGCGGTGGCCGTTGGCGACTCGAGGGAAAGGGTGGGCGTTAGCGTGGACGTAGGGGTAGCGGTAGGCACTTCCGTGGGCAAAAAAGTGGGGGTAGTAGTCGGTGGCGGCAGGGTGTAGGTGGCCGTCGGCGTGGGGGTAGCGGTGGGTGGGAAAGAGGTTGGGGTAGGCGTGTCTATTGGAATAGGGGTCGGCACCGGCGTGAGGGTGTCTACCGGAATGGCAGTGGGGGTGATGGTGGGCGACGGCGTGAATACCGGCGTGGCCGGATTGTCAACTAACAACCGCAACCGCGACTCGGCCAGGCCGCCGTTCCGGTTGAATACGAGCAAACGCAGGGTGTAAGCGCCGTTTTCAACCTGGGTGGTGTCTAAAACACCCAATACGCCCTGTTCCACAATTTGGTTGGCCGGGCCGTGAACCAGCACAAACGCTTGGGGGTCGGTGCCCACGCCCAGTTCAATTTGATAGTGAGAGAAGTTGGCCGCCGCGGCCGATCCCTCCAGGGTGATAAAGCCGCGGGCGGTGCTGCCGTCCAGGGGGCTGGAAATTTTGGCCACAATATTGGCCGAAGGGCAATAATCCTGGGGAGGCTGCTCGATGCCCTGGCTTAAGGCCCATTCCCGGCCGTCGGGGGGGTAAACGCGGTAGTAACGCTGCTCCACGTTGCCCCGGCAAAACTCGTTGGCCCGCAAGCCGGTATTGAGATCAATTTCAATCAATTGGTGAATATCGTGCTCCGGGCCAAGCGGCGGCTGTTCTTGATAAAATATCTCTTTGCGTCGTTCCGGGCAGGCCGGGCCGGGCAGGGTGCCGGAATCGGCGCATACTTCTATTTCAATAATGGCGGCAGGGCGAACAAAATCCCGGATAGGCCGTCCCTCGTGCGCCCGTTCCATAAAGTTGTGCCAGATAGGCCCGGCCCCGGCCACCCCGCTAACATTTTGCATAGGTGTATTATTGGCGTTGCCCACCCACACCCCGGCCACAATATCGGGTGTATAGCCCATGGCCCAATTGTCTCGATAGTCGGTGGTGGTGCCGGTTTTGGCGGCGGCAGGGCGGGAAAGCTGTAGGGGGCTATTGGGACCAAAGGCGGGCGTGCGGGCT from the Anaerolineae bacterium genome contains:
- the guaA gene encoding glutamine-hydrolyzing GMP synthase, whose translation is MIGGTRETIVILDFGSQYSQLIARRVRELEVYCELMPYHTPPEEITRLNPVGYILSGGPASVYAPDAPHLPDFILTTKKPVLGLCYGMQLLAYHLGGQVDPGHEREYGPAEIGLVDPQALLFSALPAGTESLSVWMSHGDRVTQLPPGFQVLAQSQNSPLAAIGHPERGWYGLQFHPEVTHTPQGKELLRAFLYKICGCRGGWTPGNFIKESVARLQAQVGDGQVVCGLSGGVDSAVAAALLYQAVGDQLTCIFVNNGLLRQNEPEQVTQTFAQEMHARLVAVDATEDFLSALAGVTDPEAKRKIIGEKFIRIFETEARRLGRVDFLAQGTLYPDVIESASRGEQATAAKIKTHHNVGGLPQDMDFELVEPLRFLFKDEVRAVGEALGLPRQMVWRHPFPGPGLAVRVLGEVTWERLETLRAADAILLEELRAAGWYHQTSQAFAVLLPVQSVGVMGDHRTYADVIAVRAVVTDDFMTADWARLPADLLARVSNRIVNEVANVNRVVYDISSKPPATIEWE
- the xpt gene encoding xanthine phosphoribosyltransferase → MEALKERIRREGKNLGNGILKVDSFINHQVDPALMLAVGGALAAHFGALGITKVLTAEISGIAPALTTALALGVPVVYGRKTKPITMPNNIFVSSAPSHTKGQEVKLMVSPEFLNQHDKILIIDDFLATGHTIMALVRLAQQAGAEVIGVGAVIEKSFEGGRAQLEAEGLRVRSLAVIEKMTNDEIVFAEGVSP